The following coding sequences lie in one Arachis ipaensis cultivar K30076 chromosome B05, Araip1.1, whole genome shotgun sequence genomic window:
- the LOC107641772 gene encoding topless-related protein 1-like, with product MPTPLAGWMSNPTIVAHAAVSGGATIGLGTAIGLGAPSIHAALKDPRTPPTNPSVDYPSGDSNNVSKRTRPMGMSDEVNLPINVLSATFLGHGHGQAFNAPYDLPKTIMRTLNQDSSPMSMDFHPVQQTILLGCSCQRSRCFCQPCDLESRWCFIRSCLRKVHCSDILLSWWR from the exons ATGCCAACACCCCTGGCTGGTTGGATGTCAAATCCTACCATTGTAGCACATGCTGCAGTTTCTGGAGGAGCCACTATAGGTCTTGGTACTGCTATAGGTCTTGGTGCACCATCAATCCATG CTGCTTTGAAGGACCCTAGGACCCCTCCAACTAATCCTTCTGTTGACTACCCATCTGGAGATTCAAATAATGTCTCTAAGAGAACAAGACCAATGGGAATGTCGGATGAG GTAAATCTTCCTATCAATGTGTTGTCAGCTACGTTCCTAGGTCATGGTCATGGCCAGGCTTTTAATGCACCATATGACTTGCCAAAGACTATTATGCGGACTCTGAACCAGGATTCATCTCCTATGAGCATGGACTTCCATCCAGTTCAACAGACTATACTTCTTG GCTGCTCTTGTCAAAGATCCAGGTGTTTCTGTCAACCGTGTGATTTGGAGTCCAGATGGTGCTTTATTCG GAGTTGCTTACGCAAGGTACATTGTTCAGATATACTCTTATCATGGTGGCGATGA
- the LOC110271838 gene encoding uncharacterized protein LOC110271838, translating into MNGEKKDYKLKLLLFSAILKSLTCTAVAISTCAAGSAAAVIPLFRLALPESSLVVIAARWLSSARQCLTSSLLCLSCLCCNPYCSLQSCLSVFPSLWLVQATAEAFRVADAPAKVFFLLMENTEEIFPFCAQIFQFQAQWLLVVAAE; encoded by the exons ATGAATGGTGAAAAAAAAGATTACAAG CTGAAACTTCTGCTCTTCTCCGCCATTTTGAAATCTCTGACTTGCACTGCCGTTGCCATTTCTACCTGCGCTGCCGGATCCGCCGCTGCTGTAATCCCTCTTTTCCGCCTTGCGCTGCCTGAGTCGTCTCTGGTCGTCATCGCTGCTCGATGGTTGTCGTCGGCTCGCCAATGCCTCACGTCCTCGCTGCTCTGCCTGAGCTGTCTCTGCTGTAATCCTTACTGCTCGCTGCAATCATGTCTTAG TGTTTTCCCTAGCTTGTGGTTAGTACAGGCAACCGCAGAAGCTTTCAGAGTTGCTGATGCTCCTGCCAAGGTTTTCTTTCTTCTGATGGAAAATACTGAGGAGATTTTTCCATTTTGCGCACAGATCTTCCAGTTCCAGGCTCAGTG GTTACTTGTGGTAGCAGCTGAG TGA